A stretch of Sebastes fasciatus isolate fSebFas1 chromosome 19, fSebFas1.pri, whole genome shotgun sequence DNA encodes these proteins:
- the LOC141757137 gene encoding valacyclovir hydrolase-like yields the protein MALFLLGGRFFKCRTDIKRVITATQPYCSSVVSGRQHVNGVDLYYERTGRGKHAVLLIPGALGHTGIHFEHQMKSLNKERFTLVGLDSRGYGQSRPPARDFPPDFYEIDAKDGVDLMKALGFSKFSVMGWSAGGTVALIAAAKNPDLIKQLVVYGAKAFITEVDVKIHNEIRDVSTARWEKVGLMMEMYGEKAFAKGWSDILDGYLQYANRPGGSICLELLPLISCPTLIVHGGRDRITPFFHSQLQHEHIKGSRLHLMPNGGHTLHDDYPDEFNKLVEDFLED from the exons ATGGCGTTGTTTTTACTTGGAGGACGTTTCTTTAAATGCAGAACTGACATTAAGAGAGTCATCACAGCGACCCAGCCATACTG CTCTTCGGTGGTCTCAGGCAGGCAGCATGTTAACGGAGTGGATCTGTACTATGAGAGGACAGGCAGAGGGAAACATGCTGTGCTGTTGATTCCTGGTGCTTTGG GGCACACTGGGATTCATTTTGAACATCAGATGAAGTCTCTGAATAAGGAACGCTTTACACTAGTGGGCTTGGATTCCCGTGGTTACGGACAATCCCGCCCCCCAGCCAGAGACTTCCCCCCTGACTTCTACGAGATTGACGCAAAGGACGGAGTGGATCTGATGAAG GCACTGGGCTTTAGCAAGTTCTCTGTGATGGGTTGGAGTGCGGGAGGAACCGTCGCTCTGATTGCAGCAGCGAAGAACCCCGACCTGATTAAACAACTGGTTGTATATGGGGCCAAAGCCTTTATTACCGAGGTGGACGTCAAGATTCACAACG AGATACGTGATGTCTCCACGGCCAGATGGGAGAAAGTAGGGCTGATGATGGAGATGTATGGAGAAAAAGCCTTTGCTAAAGGCTGGTCGGACATTTTGGATGGGTATCTACAATATGCAAATAGACCAGGAG GGAGTATCTGCCTGGAGCTTCTGCCACTAATCAGCTGTCCAACCCTCATTGTCCATGGAGGGAGGGATAGAATTACGCCCTTCTTCCACTCACAGCTCCAGCACGAACACATCAAGGGATCACG ATTACACCTAATGCCAAATGGTGGCCACACTCTCCATGACGACTACCCTGATGAATTCAACAAACTGGTGGAAGACTTTCTGGAAGACTGA
- the LOC141757136 gene encoding valacyclovir hydrolase-like, whose protein sequence is MALFLLGGRFFKCRTDIKRVITATQPYCSSVVSGRQHVNGVDLYYERTGRGKHAVLLVPGTLGHPAIHFEHQMKSLNKERFTLVGLDSRGYGQSRPPARDYPPDFFEIDAKDGVDLMKALGFSKFSVMGWSAGGTVALIAAAKNPDLIKQLVVCGAKIQVFEKDNETTMEIRDASMARWKKIEPIMEIYGKEAFAKTWGGFLDGYLQYANRPGGSICVELMPLISCPTLIVHGEKDKMVSISETQVIHKLIKGSRLHLMPNGGHTLHDDYPDEFNKLVEDFLED, encoded by the exons ATGGCGTTGTTTTTACTTGGAGGACGTTTCTTTAAATGCAGAACTGACATTAAGAGAGTCATCACAGCGACCCAGCCATACTG CTCTTCGGTGGTCTCAGGCAGGCAGCATGTTAACGGAGTGGATCTGTACTATGAGAGGACAGGCAGAGGGAAACATGCTGTGCTGTTGGTTCCTGGTACTTTGG GGCACCCTGCGATTCATTTTGAACATCAGATGAAGTCTCTGAATAAGGAACGCTTTACACTAGTGGGCTTGGATTCCCGTGGTTACGGACAATCCCGCCCCCCAGCCAGAGACTATCCCCCTGACTTCTTCGAGATTGACGCAAAGGACGGAGTGGATCTGATGAAG GCACTGGGCTTTAGCAAGTTCTCTGTGATGGGTTGGAGTGCGGGAGGAACCGTCGCTCTGATTGCAGCAGCGAAGAACCCCGACCTGATTAAACAACTGGTTGTATGTGGGGCCAAAATCCAGGTTTTCGAGAAGGATAACGAGACTACTATGG AGATACGTGATGCATCCATGGCCAGATGGAAGAAAATAGAGCCGATTATGGAGATCTATGGAAAAGAAGCCTTTGCTAAAACCTGGGGGGGCTTTTTGGATGGGTATCTACAATATGCAAATAGACCAGGAG GGAGTATCTGCGTGGAGCTTATGCCACTAATCAGCTGTCCAACCCTCATTGTCCATGGAGAGAAGGACAAAATGGTGTCCATCTCCGAAACACAGGTCATCCACAAACTCATCAAGGGATCACG ATTACACCTAATGCCAAATGGTGGCCACACTCTCCATGACGACTACCCTGATGAATTCAACAAACTGGTGGAAGACTTTCTGGAAGACTGA